A genomic segment from Fusarium fujikuroi IMI 58289 draft genome, chromosome FFUJ_chr04 encodes:
- a CDS encoding related to allantoate transport protein, with product MTPTDNEKIPDIMRPPSVTKGSVQDVISEASLKPITRKVDYHLVPLMLVCYFLQFLDKVLINYANIMGLSENLHFTGNDFSWMATAFFIGFAVAEFPQGVLIQKFPVSKVLGLNVVLWGIVICCSSAAHNFPGMAAARTLLGMFEAVISPALIMITSQWYTRRQATPRTGIWYCGLGIGQTVGGLISYAAQHGSRTSSFQSWRIMFVSVGAFNVMIGLLVLFWMPSSIKDAKFLTEQEQVMLQEALDADQGGKSAKVFRRAGIWDALKDIQVWLLFLNTILIVIPSGIITTFSATLIRGFGYDPKQAALLNMPAGVVSVSATLLSTFAILYGFPRWLGLCLLMVPTLIGAGLMSFYSSSQAGSLAGIYLINFDVAPLALIYALVGANVQGYTKKVTTNAIVAVGFSIANIIGPQTFQAKDAPSFIPAKITVFCVCGASVVITILTRILYGLRNRKGRVSQDLGQSGEVDPDTMTDRNNPNFFYVY from the coding sequence ATGACTCCTACCGACAACGAGAAGATCCCAGACATCATGCGTCCTCCCTCCGTCACCAAAGGCTCAGTCCAAGATGTCATCAGCGAAGCATCCCTGAAGCCGATCACTCGCAAAGTCGACTACCACCTCGTTCCTCTTATGCTAGTCTGCTACTTCCTCCAGTTCCTTGACAAAGTCCTCATCAACTATGCCAACATCATGGGTCTTTCGGAGAACCTCCACTTCACTGGAAATGACTTCTCCTGGATGGCCACCGCTTTCTTCATCGGTTTCGCCGTTGCTGAATTTCCTCAGGGTGTCTTGATCCAGAAGTTTCCCGTCAGCAAGGTCCTTGGCCTCAACGTTGTTCTCTGGGGTATCGTTATCTGCTGCTCTTCCGCTGCTCATAACTTCCCTGGTATGGCAGCTGCGAGAACTCTTCTTGGCATGTTCGAAGCTGTTATCTCGCCTGCCCTCATCATGATCACTTCACAGTGGTACACCAGAAGACAAGCAACCCCAAGAACCGGTATCTGGTACTGCGGTCTTGGTATCGGCCAGACTGTTGGTGGACTGATCTCTTATGCTGCCCAGCATGGTAGCCGAACCAGCAGCTTCCAGAGCTGGCGCATCATGTTTGTGTCAGTTGGTGCCTTCAATGTCATGATcggtcttcttgttctcttctGGATGCCTTCCAGTATTAAGGATGCCAAGTTCCTCACAGAGCAGGAGCAGGTCATGCTTCAAGAAGCACTTGATGCTGATCAGGGAGGGAAAAGCGCCAAGGTCTTCCGCCGCGCTGGTATTTGGGATGCTCTCAAGGACATCCAAGTTTGGTTGCTTTTCCTTAACACTATTCTCATCGTTATCCCATCAGGCATCATCACGACCTTCTCTGCTACTCTAATCCGCGGCTTCGGATACGACCCCAAACAGGCCGCTCTTCTCAACATGCCTGCTGGCGTTGTATCAGTGTCAGCCACCTTACTCAGCACTTTCGCCATCCTCTACGGGTTCCCACGATGGCTGGGTCTTTGCCTTCTCATGGTCCCAACTCTGATCGGCGCAGGGCTCATGTCCTTCTACTCCAGCAGTCAAGCCGGCTCTCTCGCTGGTATCTATTTGATCAACTTCGACGTTGCACCTCTCGCACTAATTTATGCTCTTGTCGGAGCCAACGTTCAAGGGTACACCAAGAAGGTCACTACCAACGCCATCGTCGCTGTTGGCTTCTCCATTGCCAATATCATTGGCCCCCAGACTTTCCAAGCGAAGGATGCCCCAAGCTTCATCCCTGCAAAGATAACTGTCTTCTGTGTCTGTGGTGCCTCCGTGGTTATTACAATCCTTACCAGAATTCTTTATGGCCTTAGAAACAGGAAGGGAAGAGTTTCACAGGATCTTGGTCAGAGTGGAGAGGTTGATCCGGATACCATGACGGATAGGAACAACCCTAACTTCTTCTACGTTTACTAA
- a CDS encoding related to benzoate 4-monooxygenase cytochrome P450 gives MIGFILLGVGLAGLFIRLAIYPIILYFIDPKGLRKYANFSWLSPLTDLRHCYLSHTGTRSETLAAEHDRRGEHILRIGPNALSFSHPQAVRDIYGHQTKCTKDHKETVLAGTHRNLFDVVDKGDHSRKRRLLSAAFATRNLEKWEFKVQYTTQRLLDAFDQRCTGPLKPNTNPDPEDLTVDFNHWINLWTIEAINYIALSSKMTLLETGTDEVIAEKPDGTLYPARYRQAQNAAAMCKSVFVWEYELYPWLARISKVVPNKWKSYWATSAPWGDVCYHQAKDRLRRYEAGEKLDDFFSCLMVNKNGVPNELEWGEIVAETSAIIDAGAETTAIALTHILQLLISHPKQMQKLRDEVAAVMDGDDVIAPFDKVKDLPYLKACLDEGLRLIPPVSSGLPRRTPPEGAKIMDTWIPGDTSVSMTIWSAHHNEDIYPEPYVFKPERWLNLEERKRMEPFFIPFSAGARGCIGRNISYLEQQIVLATLVHRYDFAMPTKDFTVDRFEAFNLIMGKLPIKIWRR, from the coding sequence ATGATTGGCTTTATTCTTCTTGGGGTCGGCCTTGCAGGCCTCTTTATTCGTCTTGCCATCTACCCCATCATCTTGTACTTCATTGATCCAAAGGGTCTGAGGAAATATGCAAACTTCTCGTGGCTTTCTCCTCTAACGGATCTGCGCCACTGTTATCTCAGTCACACCGGCACTCGATCAGAGACACTTGCTGCTGAACATGATCGTCGTGGCGAACATATTCTTAGAATCGGGCCCAATGCATTGTCATTCAGCCATCCCCAAGCTGTCAGAGACATTTACGGTCATCAGACAAAATGCACCAAAGATCACAAAGAGACAGTTCTGGCTGGAACGCATCGTAACCTatttgatgttgttgacaagGGTGATCATAGCAGAAAGCGAAGACTTTTATCTGCTGCTTTTGCGACAAGGAATCTTGAGAAGTGGGAGTTCAAAGTGCAGTATACCACGCAGAGATTGCTTGATGCTTTTGATCAGCGATGCACGGGACCTCTCAAGCCTAACACCAATCCTGACCCCGAAGATCTCACAGTTGACTTCAACCACTGGATCAATCTCTGGACTATCGAAGCAATCAACTACATCGCTCTCTCCTCAAAGATGACTCTCCTCGAGACCGGTACCGATGAAGTCATTGCCGAAAAGCCCGACGGAACACTCTATCCCGCACGATATCGCCAAGCACAGAACGCCGCAGCCATGTGCAAGTCAGTCTTCGTCTGGGAGTACGAACTCTACCCGTGGCTCGCTCGCATCTCGAAAGTTGTCCCCAACAAGTGGAAGAGCTACTGGGCCACCAGTGCACCTTGGGGAGACGTTTGCTACCACCAAGCTAAGGACAGACTGAGGAGATATGAGGCTGGAGAGAAGCTCGATGATTTCTTCTCGTGCCTCATGGTTAACAAAAACGGTGTTCCAAATGAGCTCGAGTGGGGAGAGATTGTCGCTGAGACCTCTGCTATCATTGATGCTGGAGCGGAGACTACAGCGATTGCCCTGACACATATCCTTCAACTGTTGATTAGCCATCCCAAGCAGATGCAAAAGCTGAGGGACGAAGTCGCTGCTGTCATGGACGGAGACGACGTCATCGCGCCATTTGACAAGGTCAAAGACCTGCCGTATCTTAAAGCCTGCCTTGATGAAGGTCTTCGCCTCATTCCTCCCGTCAGCTCAGGCCTCCCCCGACGTACACCACCTGAAGGCGCTAAAATTATGGATACCTGGATCCCAGGTGATACATCTGTGTCAATGACTATTTGGAGCGCTCACCACAATGAGGACATTTATCCCGAGCCTTATGTCTTCAAGCCAGAGCGGTGGCTCAACCTGGAGGAACGTAAGAGGATGGAGCCATTCTTCATCCCATTCTCAGCGGGCGCGAGAGGTTGTATCGGACGAAACATTTCGTACTTGGAACAGCAGATTGTATTGGCTACTTTGGTGCATCGATATGACTTTGCGATGCCGACTAAGGACTTCACGGTAGACAGGTTCGAAGCCTTCAACTTGATCATGGGTAAGCTGCCAATTAAGATCTGGCGAAGATAG
- a CDS encoding related to salicylate 1-monooxygenase, translated as MPGRTETSLSIGIIGSGLGGLSAAIALRRAGHQVTLYERYDFGGEVGASLSVASNGSRFLEEWDVDIPAAKPVILRNLIRHDYSTGEVEGTYPLGDYRERFGTDYNNFHRIDLHNHLKDTALSPSGKGRPAELKTWHRASKLDTETGHITFENGNEATHDAIICADGIRSVMREQLGVIPNFVPSTSCCYRCIIYADKLRELGLEEYINNEAIEFWGGDTKTKIVLSACSDNNVVSCYCFYPAEKNDTKEDGWNISTTGDVLASTFPGLDPKLIKLFLNAEDIKMWRLYNHDPYPYWTKGRCTLLGDAAHPMMPDQSQGACMAIEDAGALGILFSEKYSDLSVEQRLKLYEAERKPRATRLQEASKRARENLNERIGWSSKNTKPGMLTIDEVCAYDMHAHIAGLVNDTQVSS; from the coding sequence ATGCCTGGACGAACAGAAACGTCTCTCTCAATAGGCATCATCGGCTCcggtcttggtggtctctCCGCCGCCATCGCCCTCCGACGAGCCGGCCACCAAGTCACTCTCTACGAGCGCTACGACTTTGGTGGCGAAGTCGGTGCATCGCTTTCAGTCGCCTCCAACGGCTCTCGCTTCTTGGAAGAATGGGACGTTGACATTCCCGCTGCCAAGCCAGTCATCTTGCGAAACCTCATCCGCCATGACTACTCTACTGGAGAAGTCGAAGGCACATACCCATTGGGAGACTATCGCGAACGCTTCGGCACAGACTACAACAACTTTCATCGAATCGACCTGCATAATCACCTCAAAGACACTGCTTTGTCGCCAAGCGGCAAAGGTCGGCCTGCTGAGTTAAAGACATGGCACAGGGCATCCAAGCTTGACACTGAAACTGGTCACATCACCTTTGAGAACGGTAATGAGGCTACGCATGATGCCATCATTTGCGCAGACGGTATCCGAAGCGTGATGCGGGAGCAACTTGGCGTTATTCCAAATTTTGTGCCCAGCACATCTTGCTGTTATCGCTGCATCATCTACGCCGACAAGCTACGTGAGCTCGGCCTCGAGGAGTATATCAACAACGAGGCAATCGAGTTTTGGGGCGGCGAcacaaagaccaagatcgTTCTATCAGCATGCAGCGATAACAACGTTGTTTCATGCTACTGTTTTTATCCAGCCGAGAAGAATGATACCAAGGAAGATGGCTGGAACATCTCCACCACTGGCGACGTTCTTGCTTCTACATTCCCTGGGTTAGATCCtaagctcatcaagctcttcctcaaCGCCGAAGACATCAAGATGTGGCGTCTGTACAACCACGATCCCTATCCCTACTGGACCAAAGGCCGTTGCACACTGCTGGGCGATGCTGCGCATCCCATGATGCCAGATCAAAGTCAGGGTGCTTGCATGGCCATCGAAGACGCGGGCGCATTGGGTATCCTCTTTTCAGAGAAGTATTCGGACTTGAGTGTTGAACAGCGTCTCAAGCTGTATGAGGCGGAGCGCAAGCCACGTGCTACAAGATTGCAAGAAGCGAGCAAGCGTGCGAGAGAGAACTTGAATGAAAGGATTGGTTGGTCGAGCAAGAACACGAAGCCGGGGATGTTGACAATTGATGAGGTCTGTGCCTATGATATGCATGCCCATATCGCTGGGTTGGTCAATGATACGCAGGTCTCTTCGTAG
- a CDS encoding related to esterase/lipase yields MTQDTKHEALQPVHPSMKGKLDPVFEKLYNDNVANTPLKPIDLGILRSKYSVLYSYGTGPAPDVARQYDTQIVTHEGITLDVRVYEPDAAGPWPVHIDYHGGGWGLGDLDTESHICKHICNVAGVAVIDVAYRLVPENAFPCGVTDSFAALKYIYEKGAERFSIDPERISVGGVSAGGFISLALAHLARDAGIPLKLVAVGTPVIDDLSQYSSASDSPFKSMQENEHAPTLNWGRLAWFDKLKWSSLGSTPEEIAKKRAQIPAIYGNLFKADNYNNLAKTVIYTAGADPLRDEGEAYGMKLIEHGNEVTLKRFPGVPHPFMHMDKDLWQAKEFILQTAGAIRTALHEL; encoded by the coding sequence ATGACACAAGACACCAAGCATGAGGCTCTTCAGCCTGTTCATCCCTCAATGAAGGGCAAACTCGACCCTGTCTTTGAGAAGCTCTACAACGACAACGTCGCCAACACTCCCCTCAAACCAATTGATCTCGGCATCCTCCGATCGAAATACTCAGTTCTCTACTCGTACGGCACTGGCCCCGCACCAGATGTCGCGCGCCAATACGATACCCAGATTGTTACTCACGAGGGCATCACTCTAGATGTTCGAGTGTATGAGCCTGACGCTGCAGGTCCATGGCCTGTGCATATCGACTACCATGGTGGCGGCTGGGGTCTAGGCGATCTTGATACCGAGAGCCATATTTGCAAGCACATCTGCAATGTCGCTGGCGTCGCTGTCATTGATGTCGCATATCGCCTTGTACCCGAGAATGCGTTCCCTTGTGGTGTTACCGATAGTTTCGCTGCTCTGAAGTACATCTACGAGAAGGGCGCTGAGCGATTTAGCATTGATCCTGAGAGAATCTCTGTTGGCGGAGTCTCAGCCGGTGGGTTCATTAGTCTTGCGCTGGCGCACTTGGCCCGCGATGCAGGAATCcctctcaagctcgtcgCTGTTGGAACACCAGTGATTGACGATTTAAGTCAAtattcttcagcatcagatTCACCGTTCAAGTCGATGCAAGAAAATGAGCATGCGCCCACACTCAATTGGGGCCGACTAGCTTGGTTCGACAAGCTCAAATGGAGTTCGCTGGGCTCAACCCCTGAAGAGATCGCTAAGAAGCGTGCGCAAATACCTGCGATTTATGGCAACCTGTTCAAGGCGGACAACTATAATAATCTCGCAAAGACTGTCATTTATACAGCTGGTGCCGACCCGTTGAGGGACGAGGGCGAGGCTTACGGCATGAAGTTGATTGAGCATGGCAATGAGGTGACGTTGAAGAGGTTCCCTGGCGTACCGCATCCGTTTATGCATATGGATAAGGATCTTTGGCAGGCGAAGGAGTTTATTCTGCAGACTGCTGGTGCTATTCGAACTGCTTTACATGAGCTATAG
- a CDS encoding related to plant dihydroflavonol-4-reductases: MPSAYPKPILPPSLVAVTGANGFIAQHCIALLLCEGYKVLGTVRSQTKVEQVLELHGRDPNLSVRVVEDITSVESYISAFGSIRPDAILHLAAPFHYDTTDLEKDLMIPAVKGSTAILNAANQLGGVKRIVHTNSFAGIYDASKGLQPGKIYTAKDWSPLTYEDGVNAPAAAVAYRASKTVAEKVAWKWMEENQAAHFDLVSLNPAMVFGPLLQGAVPKSSKHLNTSNQIVYGIVSAGQDGEIPATKGPVWVSVKDVALAHLKAIQVPEASGERYLLAAGVYCNQEIADVAREVAGKNKDKIPKGSPGLREASTHFGVDASATEKALGIKWQSLDDMLSGLLPQLFEIQKMGQ; this comes from the coding sequence ATGCCTTCAGCGTATCCCAAGCCCATTCTGCCACCATCTCTTGTCGCCGTCACTGGAGCCAATGGCTTCATAGCCCAACACTGTATCGCTCTTCTTTTGTGTGAAGGATACAAGGTCTTGGGCACCGTCAGATCTCAAACCAAAGTTGAGCAAGTTCTTGAACTACATGGCAGAGATCCCAATCTCTCTGTCAGAGTAGTTGAGGACATCACTTCCGTTGAATCTTACATTTCAGCCTTTGGCTCCATTCGACCTGATGCAATTCTACACCTCGCTGCTCCCTTTCACTATGATACAACAGACTTGGAAAAAGACCTCATGATCCCTGCTGTCAAGGGTTCAACTGCCATCCTCAACGCAGCAAATCAGCTTGGTGGCGTCAAGCGCATTGTGCACACCAACTCGTTTGCAGGTATCTATGATGCCTCGAAGGGACTGCAGCCAGGCAAGATTTATACGGCCAAAGATTGGTCTCCGTTGACATATGAGGATGGTGTAAACGCACCGGCTGCAGCAGTGGCATACCGCGCCAGCAAGACTGTTGCCGAAAAGGTAGCTTGGAAGTGGATGGAAGAGAACCAAGCTGCGCACTTTGATCTCGTAAGCTTGAACCCGGCTATGGTGTTTGGACCATTGCTACAGGGCGCTGTGCCAAAGTCATCAAAGCATCTCAACACTTCCAACCAAATTGTCTATGGTATTGTCTCCGCCGGCCAAGATGGCGAGATACCTGCCACTAAAGGCCCTGTCTGGGTTAGTGTCAAAGATGTCGCTCTTGCGCACCTCAAGGCCATTCAGGTCCCTGAAGCAAGTGGTGAAAGATATCTTCTTGCGGCGGGAGTGTATTGCAACCAAGAGATCGCTGATGTCGCAAGGGAGGTTGCCGGGAAGAATAAGGATAAGATCCCCAAGGGATCACCGGGGCTAAGGGAGGCTTCTACGCATTTTGGTGTAGATGCAAGTGCAACTGAGAAAGCTTTGGGTATCAAGTGGCAGAGTTTGGACGACATGTTGTCGGGTTTGCTGCCGCAGCTATTTGAGATACAGAAGATGGGCCAGTAG
- a CDS encoding related to pathway-specific regulatory protein nit-4 — protein sequence MSTTAVYSAPPNPRKRASVACNGCRVKRTKCDGSQPRCSACYDRQQDCEYTQAESNRKRHTNAYINALEARVASLEKQLAQRNGDPGTPDSAKNSSNCDHEEVAFVSTTQASQPDPNSTTSEEDMDDLANALGCFTLGEIGELRYFGASSNFSIIPNHSIKVPSSIQARLRGIEAAEKMPDFITPSDEMRDHLLEIFWRWQNCWQYIVPRELFVRDLYVEKSGRYCTPSLMAAILAISSRYSPRLELRTDPDDANTAGEAFAAQAKTMLHYECEAPTTSTVQATALLGLYWATIDNEGLGFLYIGMATRMAMNLGLHCDCSPYASKGLVSADDVEARNVTFWGVYFLDKLYCLGMGRPASIQEYNITTTKPKGLTQHSPLLSDYQYGISAPYPTSHILENSMYTCDLVLATSEVIDQLYAQRYAWTDKEREDRVMKAHLQAVGLFDQLPKSLKISSSSLQCSPPYVYQFHLQYHHAILLLHRPFFQLLNPGKSTIAYDPEGGDIHSKSCRESAVKMARILQIFRKNYTMRNMPVSGVHPAFTAAIIHLLHIKSTGNYGRSEAMRCLYICVKSLYEMNVNWNWANRSIRAILSLAREWEIDIWAHGLAQEINEESRRQFERYEMDDLVVFHDHGSEGSFEHVYSLDDIFESWTYDQCFGESSLDFFV from the exons ATGTCTACGACGGCTGTTTATTCTGCCCCACCTAACCCCAGGAAGCGGGCTTCGGTAGCCTGTAACGGCTGCCGGGTCAAGAGAACAAAG TGCGATGGCAGTCAGCCAAGATGCAGCGCATGCTACGACCGCCAACAAGACTGCGAGTATACCCAGGCTGAAAGTAACAGAAA ACGACATACAAATGCATATATCAACGCGTTGGAAGCCCGTGTCGCTAGCTTGGAGAAGCAACTCGCCCAGCGCAATGGTGATCCTGGGACACCAGACTCTGCAAAGAACAGCAGCAACTGTGACCATGAGGAGGTGGCCTTCGTAAGCACTacccaagcttctcaaccgGACCCAAACAGTACCACAAGCGAAGAAGATATGGATGATCTCGCAAATGCTCTCGGTTGCTTCACTCTTGGTGAGATTGGAGAGTTGCGCTATTTCGGCGCATCCAGCAACTTTTCCATCATTCCCAACCACTCTATTAAGGTTCCATCGTCGATCCAAGCCAGACTTCGCGGCATAGAGGCCGCTGAAAAAATGCCCGATTTCATCACGCCCTCTGACGAGATGCGCGATCACCTACTGGAGATTTTCTGGCGATGGCAGAACTGTTGGCAGTACATCGTCCCAAGAGAGCTATTCGTCAGGGATCTATACGTCGAGAAGAGTGGTCGGTACTGCACGCCTTCTTTAATGGCGGCGATTTTAGCAATATCGTCGCGGTACTCTCCGAGATTAGAGCTTCGAACTGATCCCGATGACGCAAATACGGCTGGTGAAGCGTTTGCTGCTCAAGCCAAGACCATGCTTCATTACGAATGTGAAGCTCCAACGACGTCGACGGTTCAAGCAACAGCCCTTCTGGGCCTGTACTGGGCAACTATTGACAATGAGGGTCTCGGATTCCTGTACATCGGTATGGCGACCAGGATGGCCATGAACCTGGGCCTTCATTGTGATTGCTCACCGTACGCTTCCAAAGGCTTAGTATCCGCTGATGACGTGGAGGCCAGGAACGTCACATTCTGGGGTGTATATTTCTTAGACAA ACTTTATTGCCTTGGTATGGGCCGGCCGGCCAGTATCCAAGAGTACAACATCACAACAACCAAACCAAAAGGACTCACCCAACATAGCCCTCTCTTATCTGACTATCAATATGGAATATCCGCTCCATATCCGACAAGTCATATTCTGGAAAACTCGATGTATACCTGTGACCTTGTGCTCGCTACCTCGGAGGTTATCGACCAGCT ATATGCACAGAGATACGCATGGACTgataaagaaagagaagaccGAGTTATGAAAGCTCATCTACAAGCTGTCGGACTCTTTGACCAGTTGCCGAAAAGCTTGAAAATTTCGAGTTCCAGTCTTCAGTGTTCTCCGCCATATGTCTATCAGTTTCA TTTACAATACCACCACGCAATATTGCTACTTCATCGACCATTCTTTCAGCTCCTCAACCCTGGCAAGAGCACCATCGCCTATGATCCAGAGGGAGGAGATATTCACTCAAAGTCCTGCAGGGAATCAGCCGTCAAGATGGCTAGGATTCTACAGATATTCAGAAAGAATTACACAATG CGAAATATGCCTGTCTCAGGAGTCCACCCAGCCTTCACTGCAGCAatcatccatcttcttcacatTAAGTCAACAGGAAACTACGGCAGAAGTGAGGCTATGCGATGTCTTTACATATGCGTTAAATCCCTCTATGAGATGAATGTGAACTGGAATTGGGCCAATCGGTCCATTCGAGCGATCTTGTCCCTGGCTAGGGAATGGGAAATCGACATCTGGGCTCATGGTCTCGCACAAGAGATCAATGAAGAGAGCAGGCGACAATTTGAACGGTATGAAATGGACGATCTTGTGGTTTTCCATGATCACGGCTCGGAGGGTAGCTTTGAGCATGTTTATTCGCTGGACGATATTTTCGAGTCTTGGACGTATGACCAGTGTTTTGGGGAGTCATCTCTGGACTTTTTCGTTTAG
- a CDS encoding related to monooxygenase produces the protein MSKDRKPVLIIGAGVVGLVLAHGLKKLGIPFQIYERDSHISSRGQGWAITLHWVLPFLRELLSEEAFKDVESVQVDPEADRQGLGKFVFINLETLEPKFLIPPGDRRRVNREKLRKVLLESVSDHVNWNKRLASIEERDDGVVAAFEDGSRAEGSLIVGVEGSNSRTRKFLAPESYRNIRLPVRFTGAALDLTPDQVKPLKDIDPLLFQGCHPETGTFFWFSMLETPVVNGTAGTKDEHYRVQVMISWPMKTPEDEVKATDAERLAYMKQRATEFNPVLRDTVQRIPEGSEVIEIVLQDWPCPPWDNRSGKVTLAGDAAHAMTMYRGEAANHGILDAYRLTKALEGAYHKGKGLNEAIDEYEAELRERTKVAVLLSRQACLDAHDWAGLNENSAVLKKRAIAGV, from the exons ATGTCCAAAGACCGTAAGCCAGTTCTCATAATCGGCGCTGGAgttgttggccttgtcctCGCCCATGGCCTCAAGAAG CTTGGCATTCCCTTTCAGATTTACGAACGCGACAGCCACATCAGCTCCCGCGGTCAAGGCTGGGCCATAACACTCCATTGGGTCCTCCCATTCCTGAGAGAACTCTTATCGGAAGAAGCATTCAAGGACGTCGAATCAGTCCAAGTCGACCCAGAGGCCGACCGTCAAGGGCTCGGAAAattcgtcttcatcaatctCGAGACCCTGGAGCCAAAATTTCTCATCCCCCCTGGCGATCGACGACGAGTCAATAGAGAGAAGCTGCGCAAGGTCTTGCTCGAAAGTGTGTCGGACCACGTCAATTGGAACAAGCGACTTGCTTCAATTGAAGAGCGCGACGACGGCGTTGTCGCTGCGTTCGAGGATGGATCTCGAGCTGAAGGGTCTCTCATAGTCGGTGTTGAGGGCAGTaactcaagaacaaggaaatTCTTAGCACCAGAGTCATACCGAAATATTCGACTGCCGGTACGATTTACCGGCGCTGCTCTAGATCTCACACCAGATCAGGTAAAGCCATTGAAAGATATCGATCCTCTTCTGTTCCAAGGCTGTCATCCTGAGACAGGGACGTTCTTCTGGTTCAGCATGCTGGAAACACCAGTCGTTAATGGTACTGCTGGAACAAAGGATGAGCATTATCGCGTACAAGTTATGATATCGTGGCCTATGAAAACACCAGAAGACGAGGTCAAAGCCACAGACGCGGAGCGCTTGGCATATATGAAGCAACGAGCCACAGAATTCAATCCCGTCCTTCGGGACACTGTACAAAGAATCCCAGAGGGCTCGGAAGTGATTGAGATAGTCCTACAGGACTGGCCATGTCCACCTTGGGATAATCGCAGCGGTAAGGTCACTCTAGCTGGCGATGCGGCGCATGCGATGACCATGTATCGAGGCGAAGCAGCGAACCATGGTATCCTTGATGCTTATCGGTTGACAAAAGCTCTGGAGGGAGCCTATCATAAAGGCAAGGGGTTGAATGAAGCTATTGATGAGTATGAGGCGGAGTTAAGGGAGAGGACCAAGGTCGCTGTGTTGTTGAGTCGACAGGCTTGCTTGGATGCTCATGACTGGGCCGGATTAAATGAGAACTCGGCTgttttgaagaagagggcaATTGCGGGAGTTTAA
- a CDS encoding related to aliphatic nitrilase — MSKSLKVAAIQAEPVWNDLQGGVNKSIGLIQEAAKNGANVIGFPEVFIPGYPWSIWANSPTENAPWVNEYFKNSLERESPEMDQIRAAVREAGVFVVLGYSERYRGTLYIAQSFIDETGTIVLHRRKIKPTHVERAIYGDGQGESLTNVADTKFGRVAGLNCWEHTQTLLRYYEYSQDVDIHVSSWPSIFPQNVPEWPYHITPECCKAFSHVVSMEGACFVLLASQIMTEENHKKANVEGYDYTKKSGGGFSMIFSPFGEELVKPLAPNEEGILYADINLEEKYKAKQNLDIVGHYSRPDQLSLRVNKHAAKPVFFANDL, encoded by the exons ATGTCCAAGTCCCTCAAAGTCGCCGCCATCCAAGCCGAGCCCGTCTGGAACGATCTCCAGGGCGGTGTCAACAAGTCCATCGGTCTCATCCAAGAGGCAGCAAAGAACGGTGCCAACGTAATCGGCTTCCCTGAAGTCTTCATTCCTGGATATCCATG GAGCATCTGGGCCAACTCGCCTACCGAGAACGCACCATGGGTCAATGAGTACTTCAAGAACTCATTGGAGAGAGAGTCACCTGAGATGGACCAGATCCGAGCTGCTGTTCGAGAGGCAGGCGTATTTGTAGTCCTTGGATATAGTGAGAGATACAGGGGAACTCTTTACATCGCGCAG TCCTTCATCGACGAGACCGGCACTATTGTTCTTCACCGCCGCAAGATCAAGCCCACCCATGTTGAGCGTGCTATCTACGGTGACGGACAGGGCGAGTCTCTGACCAATGTCGCCGACACGAAATTTGGCAGGGTTGCTGGTCTTAACTGCTGGGAGCACACCCAGACACTTCTCCGCTACTATGAATACTCCCAGGATGTCGATATCCACGTCTCCAGCTGGCCTTCCATCTTCCCCCAGAACGTCCCTGAGTGGCCATACCATATCACTCCCGAATGCTGCAAGGCCTTCTCTCACGTCGTCTCCATGGAGGGAGCCTGCTTCGTTCTTCTGGCAAGTCAGATCATGACTGAGGAGAACCATAAGAAGGCGAACGTTGAAGGCTACGACTATACTAAGAAGTCTGGTGGCGGCTTCAGTATGATCTTTTCGCCTTTCGGAGAGGAGCTTGTCAAGCCCCTTGCTCCTAACGAGGAGGGTATTCTTTACGCTGATATCAACCTTGAGGAGAAGTACAAGGCGAAGCAGAACTTAGACATTGTCGGCCACTACTCGCGACCCGACCAGCTGAGCCTTCGCGTCAACAAACATGCTGCCAAGCCTGTCTTCTTTGCCAACGACCTGTGA